A genome region from Coffea arabica cultivar ET-39 chromosome 7e, Coffea Arabica ET-39 HiFi, whole genome shotgun sequence includes the following:
- the LOC140011243 gene encoding receptor-like protein EIX2, which translates to MGSLRRLETLDLSYNQLSGQIPPSMSSMTLLNHLNLSHNNLSGPIPSTNQFLTFNDPSIYQGNAELCGNPLPTRCYASNSADTENQGYTRNGDSEDENEKDDEVISFSVGVGLGFVFGFLGIIGSLLLNKAWRNTNFHYIDGFLKKALAGVAKK; encoded by the coding sequence ATGGGAAGCTTACGCCGGTTAGAGACACTTGATCTTTCATACAACCAGCTTTCTGGACAAATTCCTCCCAGCATGTCTTCCATGACACTGCTAAATCATCTTAACCTATCCCATAACAACTTGTCTGGACCCATCCCATCAACTAACCAGTTCCTAACCTTCAATGATCCATCTATTTATCAGGGTAATGCAGAGCTTTGTGGGAATCCATTGCCAACCAGGTGTTACGCGTCAAACAGTGCAGACACTGAAAACCAAGGTTATACCAGAAATGGAGACAGtgaagatgaaaatgaaaaggatGATGAAGTAATATCATTTTCTGTTGGCGTGGGACTGGGATTTGTGTTTGGATTTTTGGGCATTATTGGTAGCTTACTGCTGAACAAGGCGTGGAGAAATACCAACTTCCACTACATAGATGGTTTTCTGAAAAAAGCCTTGGCTGGTGTTGCTAAGAAATGA
- the LOC113701695 gene encoding receptor-like protein EIX2 codes for MEGISISFQLRSFLLLSLFGLFPVLEANGTNVTAGCIKEEREALVRFKQGLEDPSGRLSSWIGEDCCRWKGVSCNNQTGNVVKLDLRSYDCYLNGGQDDPSNLNPSCMSGKISSSLLDLKHLNYLDLSMNNFQNNPVPEFLGSLDKLSYLDLSYSNFAGLVPPHLGNLSNLRYLDLGSNSLNSSQPGIWIADLSWITHLTSLEYLNLGFVNLSMVSDHWLQAFNKLPSLTKLYLPFCELQNLPHSLPHMNFTALTVIDISSNSFQPSIPEWLFNLTSLSFLDLSYNDIRGDISVLLGGLGKCWNGSLEELYLVSNQLSGQLPSSLGFFKKLRYLYLFDNLISGPIPASVGSLLNLEGLDLSYNRLNGSIPQSMGKLTKLNALYLLQNFLEGVLSQNHFQGLRNLEYLQVSSSNKSIVFNMSSDWVPPFSLKFIRIESCNVGPSFPAWLRTQKNLSRMHINNAGISDTIPDWFWELSPQISWLDFSNNQLKGVLPNSLEFALNGNDALVDLSFNRLEGTVPFWHKVTYLNLAHNLLSGSIPTSIGRGIPSLIYLNFSGNFLNGGIPDFISEMKTLQRLDLSNNNLTGEIPEQWNHCQELLVLDLSINSLSGNIPSSIFSIPKLQWLKLNGNTFSGELSFPSVNCKDLIFLDIGENELTGKIPTWIGESLLSLSELKLRSNMFSNNIPEQLCHLSHLHVLDLADNILSGPIPSCLGNLTSFRVKSSFEPVSTYQLYPFIPQMELVVKGREFNFSNILGLLNSIDLSSNNLVGTIPEDITDLLILGTLNLSNNHFTGKIPEKMGSLRRLETLDLSYNQLSGQIPPSMSSMTLLNHLNLSHNNLSGPIPSTNQFLTFNDPSIYQGNAGLCGNPLPTRCNASNSADTENQDSTGNGDSEDENERHDEVISFSIGVGLGFVFGLLGIIGSLLLNKSWRNTYFHYIDGFLKRALAGVAKK; via the coding sequence ATGGAAGGAATTTCAATATCTTTTCAACTTcgttcctttcttcttctctctttgtTTGGTTTGTTTCCTGTCCTTGAAGCCAATGGAACTAATGTGACAGCAGGATGCATCAAGGAAGAAAGGGAAGCACTTGTTAGATTTAAGCAAGGCCTTGAAGATCCTTCTGGTCGACTCTCGTCCTGGATTGGTGAAGACTGTTGCAGATGGAAAGGTGTAAGTTGCAACAACCAAACAGGAAATGTTGTCAAGCTGGATCTTAGAAGCTATGATTGTTACCTGAATGGTGGTCAAGATGATCCTAGCAACCTGAATCCGTCATGTATGAGTGGCAAGATTAGTTCTTCGTTGCTCGACTTGAAGCATTTGAATTACTTAGACTTGAGCATGAATAACTTTCAAAATAATCCAGTTCCTGAGTTCTTAGGTTCACTAGACAAGCTGAGTTACCTTGATCTCTCCTATTCAAATTTTGCAGGATTAGTTCCTCCTCATCTTGGAAATCTGTCAAATTTGCGATACCTTGACCTTGGTTCAAATTCTCTAAATTCATCTCAACCAGGCATTTGGATTGCAGATTTAAGTTGGATAACTCATCTTACATCTTTAGAGTACCTTAATCTGGGATTTGTAAACCTTAGTATGGTCTCAGACCATTGGCTGCAAGCTTTTAATAAGCTTCCTTCCCTCACAAAACTGTACCTTCCATTCTGTGAACTTCAAAACCTTCCTCATTCATTGCCGCATATGAACTTCACTGCTCTCACAGTCATTGATATAAGCAGTAACAGTTTCCAGCCCTCAATACCTGAATGGTTGTTCAACCTTACTTCCCTTTCCTTCCTTGATCTTTCATACAATGACATCAGAGGAGACATTAGTGTACTACTAGGAGGTTTAGGGAAATGCTGGAATGGTAGCTTAGAGGAGTTGTATTTAGTTAGTAATCAACTCAGTGGGCAACTTCCAAGTTCCTTGGGATTCTTTAAGAAGCTAAGGTACCTTTATCTTTTCGATAACCTCATTTCAGGGCCAATTCCAGCATCCGTGGGAAGCTTGTTGAATTTAGAAGGTTTGGACCTCTCATATAACAGATTGAATGGATCAATTCCCCAAAGCATGGGAAAACTAACAAAGTTAAATGCATTGTATCTGCTCCAGAATTTCTTGGAAGGAGTTCTGTCCCAAAACCATTTCCAAGGCCTTAGGAATCTAGAATATTTGCAAGTCTCATCTTCAAACAAGAGCATTGTCTTCAACATGAGCTCAGATTGGGTTCCACCTTTTAGTCTGAAATTCATCAGAATCGAAAGCTGTAATGTAGGTCCCAGCTTTCCAGCCTGGCTTAGGACTCAGAAAAATCTTTCAAGAATGCACATCAATAATGCAGGCATTTCAGATACAATACCTGATTGGTTTTGGGAGTTGTCTCCCCAGATCAGCTGGCTGGATTTTTCCAATAATCAACTAAAAGGCGTGCTTCCCAACTCACTAGAATTTGCCTTGAATGGGAATGATGCACTAGTTGATTTGAGTTTCAATCGCTTGGAGGGCACCGTCCCCTTCTGGCATAAAGTGACCTACCTTAATCTAGCACACAACTTACTTTCTGGGTCGATTCCTACTAGCATAGGTCGAGGAATCCCATCACTGATATATCTGAatttttctggaaattttctcaATGGTGGCATTCCAGATTTCATATCTGAGATGAAGACATTACAGAGACTGGATTTGTCAAACAATAATCTAACTGGAGAGATCCCTGAGCAGTGGAACCATTGTCAAGAACTTCTGGTCCTGGACTTGTCCATCAACAGTCTCTCTGGCAATATTCCCAGTTCAATATTTTCTATACCGAAGCTTCAATGGTTGAAGCTAAATGGCAACACGTTTTCCGGGGAACTCTCTTTTCCATCAGTAAACTGcaaagatctgatttttctcgATATTGGAGAGAATGAATTGACAGGGAAGATACCGACATGGATTGGAGAAAGCCTTTTATCGCTATCAGAACTAAAACTAAGGTCCAACATGTTCAGCAACAACATCCCTGAACAATTATGCCATCTTTCACATCTACACGTCTTAGACCTTGCTGATAACATTCTCTCAGGACCTATCCCTTCATGCCTTGGCAATTTGACTAGTTTCCGTGTTAAATCCAGCTTTGAACCGGTTTCAACTTATCAACTCTACCCATTCATACCACAGATGGAGTTAGTTGTGAAGGGAAGAGAATTCAACTTCTCAAACATACTTGGCCTGTTAAACAGCATTGACCTATCAAGCAATAATCTGGTTGGAACTATTCCAGAAGACATAACAGATCTCTTGATCCTGGGTACCTTGAATTTATCCAACAACCACTTCACAGGAAAGATACCAGAAAAGATGGGAAGCTTACGCCGGTTAGAGACACTTGACCTTTCATACAACCAGCTTTCTGGACAAATTCCTCCCAGCATGTCTTCCATGACACTGCTAAATCATCTTAACCTATCCCATAACAACTTGTCTGGACCCATCCCATCAACTAACCAGTTCCTAACCTTCAATGATCCATCTATTTATCAGGGTAATGCAGGGCTTTGTGGGAATCCATTGCCAACCAGGTGTAACGCGTCAAACAGTGCAGACACTGAAAACCAAGATTCTACCGGAAATGGAGACAGtgaagatgaaaatgaaaggcatGATGAAGTAATATCATTTTCTATTGGCGTGGGACTGGGATTTGTGTTCGGACTTTTGGGCATTATTGGCAGCTTACTGCTGAACAAGTCGTGGAGAAATACCTACTTCCACTACATAGATGGTTTTCTAAAAAGAGCCTTGGCTGGTGTTGCTAAGAAATGA
- the LOC113701697 gene encoding probable ATP synthase 24 kDa subunit, mitochondrial isoform X1 has translation MASRLLAKSKQLPAAQVLLRPELTVPVRSYAKEPASPAPPALKGDEMLKSIFLEVKNKFETAIGIFRKEKITIDPDDPAAVSQYAKVVKTVRDKANLFSESQRIKYTIETKTRDIPDARTYLLTLKEIRLKRGLPDERGAEAMMLDALEKVEKEIKRPLMRNDKKGMALLMAEFDKINQKLGIRRDDLPKYEEQLELKIAKAQLEELKKDAVEAMDTQKKREEFKDEEMPHVKSLDVRNFI, from the exons ATGGCTTCTCGCTTGTTGGCAAAATCCAAACAG CTCCCTGCTGCTCAGGTCCTTTTGAGGCCGGAGCTAACTGTCCCGGTTCGTTCTTATGCCAAAGAACCTGCTTCCCCTGCTCCCCCGGCTCTGAAGGGAGATG AGATGTTGAAGAGCATCTTTTTGGAGGTTAAAAACAAGTTTGAGACCGCGATTGGGATTTTTAGGAAGGAAAAGATCACCATTGACCCTGATGATCCTGCTGCAGTTTCACAGTATGCCAAGGTTGTGAAGACTGTTAGAGACAa GGCAAATCTCTTCTCTGAATCACAGAGAATTAAGTACACCATTGAGACAAAAACACGAGATATTCCTGATGCTCGTACATATCTGCTGACACTGAAGGAGATAAGACTAAA GAGAGGACTACCTGATGAACGTGGTGCTGAAGCAATGATGTTAGATGCATTGGAAAAAGTGGAAAAGGAAATCAAGAGGCCTCTGATGCGAAACGACAAGAAAGGGATGGCTCTCCTCATGGCTGAGTTTGACAAGATTAATCAGAA GCTTGGAATTCGGAGGGATGATCTGCCCAAGTATGAAGAGCAGTTAGAGCTTAAAATTGCAAAAGCACAGTTAGAGGAACTAAAAAAGGATGCAGTCGAGGCGATGGATACTCAGAAGAAAAG gGAAGAATTCAAGGATGAAGAGATGCCTCATGTGAAGTCTCTCGACGTCAGAAATTTCATTTGa
- the LOC113701697 gene encoding probable ATP synthase 24 kDa subunit, mitochondrial isoform X2, giving the protein MASRLLAKSKQLPAAQVLLRPELTVPVRSYAKEPASPAPPALKGDEMLKSIFLEVKNKFETAIGIFRKEKITIDPDDPAAVSQYAKVVKTVRDKRGLPDERGAEAMMLDALEKVEKEIKRPLMRNDKKGMALLMAEFDKINQKLGIRRDDLPKYEEQLELKIAKAQLEELKKDAVEAMDTQKKREEFKDEEMPHVKSLDVRNFI; this is encoded by the exons ATGGCTTCTCGCTTGTTGGCAAAATCCAAACAG CTCCCTGCTGCTCAGGTCCTTTTGAGGCCGGAGCTAACTGTCCCGGTTCGTTCTTATGCCAAAGAACCTGCTTCCCCTGCTCCCCCGGCTCTGAAGGGAGATG AGATGTTGAAGAGCATCTTTTTGGAGGTTAAAAACAAGTTTGAGACCGCGATTGGGATTTTTAGGAAGGAAAAGATCACCATTGACCCTGATGATCCTGCTGCAGTTTCACAGTATGCCAAGGTTGTGAAGACTGTTAGAGACAa GAGAGGACTACCTGATGAACGTGGTGCTGAAGCAATGATGTTAGATGCATTGGAAAAAGTGGAAAAGGAAATCAAGAGGCCTCTGATGCGAAACGACAAGAAAGGGATGGCTCTCCTCATGGCTGAGTTTGACAAGATTAATCAGAA GCTTGGAATTCGGAGGGATGATCTGCCCAAGTATGAAGAGCAGTTAGAGCTTAAAATTGCAAAAGCACAGTTAGAGGAACTAAAAAAGGATGCAGTCGAGGCGATGGATACTCAGAAGAAAAG gGAAGAATTCAAGGATGAAGAGATGCCTCATGTGAAGTCTCTCGACGTCAGAAATTTCATTTGa